The Setaria italica strain Yugu1 chromosome IX, Setaria_italica_v2.0, whole genome shotgun sequence genome has a window encoding:
- the LOC101782673 gene encoding receptor protein kinase TMK1 has product MPSPTASTAPRRRREGAGGLWCASVLLALMALSAGAAAETLASDVEAMRAVAKALGADKTLGWDIAGDPCSPKPWDRVSCDSSGRVTAIQVGGRGLTGTLAPEVRNLTALTRLEVFGNFLAGPLPSLAGLSSLQVLLARDCNFTSIPADFFKGLTELAAVDIDDNPFAAWTLPDDLAACTALTNFSANTANITGTLPDFFGAIPGLQRLSLAFNQLSGPVPASLADAPLVQLWLNGQNGVRFNGSISFVSNMTSLEQLWLQSNAFTGPLPDFTGFDSLSDLQLRDNRLTGPVPDSLVKLKSLKKLTLTNNLLQGPMPKFSGDLKPDLIATTERFCLQEPGMPCDPRVSLLLDVAAGFMYPESLADVWKGNDPCSFPDVTCIQGNITRLNLANKGLSGSISPAIGKIRSLQILNLANNNITGTVPEEVASLPKLTEVNLSNNNLYGKLPTFAKNVVLNTAGNPNIGKDAPAPTAGSGDTGNDSPMGGGGSKSSGSNGGSSSSSAGVIAGSVVGAVAGLGLVAALGFYCYKRKQKPFGRVQSPHAMVIHPRHSGSDDMVKITVAGGNANGGARASETYSQASSGPRDIHVVESGNMVISIQVLRNVTNNFSEDNILGRGGFGTVYKGELHDGTKIAVKRMEAGVMGNKGLNEFKSEIAVLTKVRHRNLVSLLGYCLDGNERILVYEYMPQGTLSQHLFEWSENNLRPLEWKKRLSIALDVARGVEYLHSLAQQTFIHRDLKPSNILLGDDMKAKVADFGLVRLAPADGKCVSVETRLAGTFGYLAPEYAVTGRVTTKADVFSFGVILMELITGRKALDETQPEDSMHLVTWFRRMQLNKDTFRKAIDPVIDLDEETFASVSTVSELAGHCCAREPHQRPDMGHAVNVLSTLSDVWKPTDPDSDDSYGIDLDMTLPQALKKWQAFEDSSHFDGATSSFVASLDNTQTSIPTRPPGFAESFTSADGR; this is encoded by the exons ATGCCGTCTCccaccgcctccaccgcgccgcggcggcggcgcgagggcgcCGGCGGTTTGTGGTGCGCGAGCGTTCTCCTGGCCCTGATGGCGCtctcggccggcgcggcggccgagaCTTTGGCGTCGGACGTGGAGGCGATGCGGGCGGTGGCGAAGGCGCTGGGCGCGGACAAGACGCTGGGATGGGACATCGCCGGCGACCCCTGCTCCCCCAAGCCGTGGGACCGGGTGTCCTGCGACTCGTCGGGCCGCGTCACGGCGATCCAGGTCGGGGGGCGCGGCCTGACGGGGACCCTGGCCCCGGAGGTGCGCAACCTCACCGCGCTCACTCGCCTCGAGGTCTTCGGGAACTTCCTCGCCGGCCCGCTGCCCTCGCTCGCGGGGCTATCCTCGCTCCAGGTACTTCTGGCCCGCGACTGCAACTTCACCTCCATCCCCGCCGACTTCTTCAAGGGCCTcaccgagctcgccgccgtcgacaTCGACGACAACCCGTTCGCGGCGTGGACGCTCCCCGACGACCTGGCCGCCTGCACCGCCCTCACCAACTTCTCCGCCAACACCGCCAACATCACCGGCACGCTCCCGGACTTCTTCGGCGCGATACCGGGGCTCCAGCGGCTGTCGCTGGCCTTCAACCAGCTGTCAGGGCCCGTGCCGGCGTCGCTGGCCGACGCGCCGTTGGTGCAGCTCTGGCTCAATGGCCAGAATGGGGTCAGATTCAATGGGTCGATTAGCTTTGTCAGCAACATGACGTCTCTGGAGCAGTTGTGGCTGCAATCTAACGCCTTCACTGGGCCCTTGCCAGACTTCACAGGGTTTGATAGTCTATCGGATTTGCAACTTCGCGACAACAGGCTCACAGGGCCGGTGCCAGACAGTCTTGTCAAGTTGAAGTCTCTGAAGAAGTTGACACTGACGAATAATTTGCTGCAGGGGCCGATGCCTAAGTTTTCTGGTGACCTGAAACCTGATTTGATCGCAACAACAGAGCGGTTCTGCTTACAGGAACCTGGAATGCCGTGCGATCCCCGTGTTAGCCTGCTGCTTGATGTGGCTGCTGGGTTCATGTACCCAGAGTCGCTTGCGGATGTCTGGAAGGGGAATGATCCATGCAGTTTTCCTGATGTTACATGCATCCAAGGGAACATTACAAGGCTGAATCTAGCCAACAAGGGTCTCAGTGGGAGTATCTCACCGGCCATTGGGAAGATTCGCTCACTTCAGATTCTGAATCTTGCTAATAACAACATCACGGGTACTGTACCAGAGGAGGTTGCCTCGTTGCCTAAGCTGACAGAAGTTAATTTGTCAAACAACAATCTTTATGGGAAACTCCCTACCTTTGCCAAGAATGTAGTGCTGAACACTGCTGGCAACCCAAACATAGGCAAGGATGCCCCTGCACCAACAGCTGGATCAGGTGATACCGGCAATGACAGTCCAATGGGGGGAGGCGGTAGCAAAAGCAGTGGAAGCAATGGGGGATCCTCTTCATCTTCTGCTGGAGTCATTGCAGGTTCAGTGGTCGGTGCAGTTGCCGGATTGGGCCTTGTTGCTGCATTAGGATTCTATTGCTACAAGAGAAAGCAGAAGCCTTTCGGAAGAGTGCAGAGTCCACATGCCATGGTTATCCATCCCCGTCACTCAGGTTCGGATGACATGGTTAAAATCACAGTTGCAGGGGGGAATGCCAATGGTGGTGCTCGAGCAAGTGAGACATATAGCCAAGCAAGCAGCGGTCCACGGGACATCCATGTTGTTGAAAGTGGAAACATGGTCATTTCAATTCAAGTCCTCCGCAATGTGACCAACAACTTCAGTGAGGATAACATCCTAGGACGAGGAGGGTTTGGCACTGTTTACAAGGGTGAGCTTCATGACGGCACAAAGATTGCTGTGAAGCGGATGGAAGCTGGTGTAATGGGTAACAAGGGGCTAAATGAGTTCAAATCAGAGATTGCAGTGCTGACCAAGGTCCGTCACCGGAACCTTGTGTCATTGCTTGGCTATTGCCTTGATGGCAATGAGAGGATTCTTGTGTATGAGTATATGCCACAGGGGACACTGAGCCAACACCTGTTTGAGTGGTCAGAGAACAATCTGCGGCCATTGGAATGGAAAAAGCGACTGAGCATTGCACTTGATGTTGCAAGGGGTGTTGAATACTTGCACAGCCTTGCTCAGCAGACCTTCATCCACAGAGACTTGAAGCCATCAAACATACTTCTTGGTGACGACATGAAGGCAAAGGTCGCAGACTTTGGATTGGTCAGGCTTGCACCAGCTGATGGGAAGTGTGTCTCAGTTGAGACAAGACTTGCTGGCACATTTGGGTACCTTGCCCCAGAGTATGCAG TTACTGGACGAGTAACCACAAAAGCAGATGTCTTCAGCTTTGGGGTCATCTTGATGGAACTGATTACTGGACGCAAGGCACTTGATGAGACTCAGCCTGAGGATAGCATGCACTTAGTTACATGGTTCCGGAGAATGCAACTCAACAAAGACACGTTCCGTAAAGCAATCGACCCTGTTATTGATCTTGACGAGGAGACATTTGCTAGTGTTAGCACTGTTTCAGAGCTTGCTGGTCACTGCTGTGCTAGGGAACCACACCAGAGGCCTGACATGGGGCATGCTGTCAATGTGCTCTCTACCCTTTCAGATGTGTGGAAACCAACCGATCCAGACTCGGACGACAGCTATGGTATTGACCTCGACATGACGCTGCCTCAGGCGCTGAAGAAATGGCAGGCCTTTGAGGATAGCAGCCATTTTGATGGCGCAACGTCTTCGTTTGTTGCAAGCTTGGATAACACTCAGACGAGCATCCCTACAAGGCCTCCAGGATTCGCTGAGTCATTCACCTCGGCTGATGGGAGATAG
- the LOC101770966 gene encoding PHD finger protein MALE MEIOCYTE DEATH 1: protein MPSTRALRRLDLRRSPPPRPSPQAAVAAAKKKEEASPWPPSSSSTSSSSSSASAPAKHPAASSAAAAPRGGSAVRVYPLRDFPGLDAAALGGAFRDNVRWLLKQWGSSASGSGSAWRALLSDERTGAVVPIVAVEELAAASPAPLCDLCRCAGWSHHWVSKRKYHFIIPAAVDWDQPFRADTLLGRSDHLLHGLIHSNGFGHLVTLRGCDGGSRFLSGRQIMDIWDQLCTALRVRAVSVVDLTQKHSMDLRLLLGVANGETWFTRWGYCLAKGCFSVSTSTYAAALEALAALPVDYLRSRHVRRVVTIYRRLSNKPLATVREFLRCLLDWKHREAPLLSPSVKTSPRLTFLLPKSCVVKRLRQPCQRFEDVVDLLECRWSKKRLLNAAEVVVDKLREHANGTKITRQAVRDAARGAIGDTGLLDFVIKSLNDTVVGNHIVRRVPDPENRVLHFSLEEYAEPEPEPQLEPELEPEPVELDAERTPPAVRWPSTSEAERDLRAVYRAMVEARSEAAQAVLDCKHWVKWWGLGDESDDQLRFLVEWRPRPWEANELTRPMPPGDIVVVPLHASIGELLVEAEHALRDTYCFFDGFKAESLDGIAGEKWDPVMLGGAESGDTISVHGHGVDMETGLRCQGGVDAWEVQCVCGAQDDDGERMVACDACNVWHHTRCVGIADGVPVPPLFLCMSCGGALMAAGPILDEALMVPKVK from the exons ATGCCGTCCACGCGCGCACTCCGGCGGCTCGACTTGCgtcggtcgccgccgccccggccgagCCCGcaggcggcagtggcggcggcgaagaagaaggaggaggcgaGCCCgtggccgccgtcctcgtcctccacctcctcgtcttcttcctcggcgTCCGCGCCCGCCAAGCACcccgccgcctcgtcggcggccgccgcgccgagggGCGGATCGGCGGTGCGCGTGTACCCGCTGCGGGACTTCCCGGGCCTGGACGCGGCCGCGCTCGGCGGCGCGTTCCGGGACAACGTGCGGTGGCTGCTCAAGCAGTGGGGCTCCTCCGCGTCGGGCTCCGGGTCGGCGTGGCGCGCGCTGCTCTCGGACGAGCGCACGGGCGCCGTTGTCCCCATTGTAGCCGTCGAGGAgctcgccgcggcgtcgcccgcGCCGCTCTGCGACCTCTGCCGCTGCGCCG GCTGGAGCCACCACTGGGTGTCAAAGCGGAAGTACCATTTCATCATTCCGGCAGCAGTCGACTGGGACCAGCCATTCAGGGCTGATACGTTGCTTGGGCGCAGTGATCACCTCCTACATGGCCTGATCCATAGTAATGGCTTTGGTCACCTTGTCACTCTCCGTGGTTGTGATGGTGGCTCCAGGTTTCTTTCTGGCCGCCAGATCATGGATATATGGGATCAACTTTGCACTGCTCTCCGTGTTAG GGCCGTATCTGTGGTGGACTTAACCCAGAAGCATTCTATGGACCTCCGCCTACTTCTAGGAGTGGCAAATGGTGAGACATGGTTCACTCGCTGGGGGTATTGCCTTGCCAAGGGATGCTTCAGTGTGTCTACGTCCACTTATGCTGCTGCACTTGAAGCCCTTGCTGCCCTGCCTGTTGATTATCTCCGCAGCCGTCATGTCCGTCGTGTGGTCACCATCTACCGCCGCCTCTCCAACAAGCCTCTGGCCACTGTCCGTGAGTTCCTCCGCTGCCTCCTTGATTGGAAGCACCGTGAGGCCCCACTTTTGTCACCTTCTGTGAAGACATCCCCACGGCTGACGTTCTTGCTGCCAAAGTCATGTGTCGTGAAGAGGCTGAGGCAGCCATGCCAGCGCTTTGAGGATGTTGTTGACCTGCTCGAGTGTCGGTGGTCAAAGAAACGGCTGCTCAATGCTGCAGAGGTCGTTGTTGATAAGCTGCGGGAGCATGCCAATGGCACAAAGATTACACGACAGGCTGTGCGAGATGCTGCCAGGGGTGCCATCGGTGACACAGGTCTGCTTGACTTTGTCATCAAGTCCCTTAATGACACTGTTGTTGGTAACCATATTGTGCGTCGTGTGCCTGACCCTGAGAATCGCGTGCTTCACTTCAGCCTTGAGGAATACGCAGAGCCTGAGCCTGAACCACAGCTAGAGCCTGAGCTAGAGCCAGAGCCAGTGGAACTTGATGCAGAGCGCACACCTCCTGCGGTCCGATGGCCAAGCACGTCAGAGGCAGAGCGGGATCTGCGTGCTGTGTACCGGGCAATGGTGGAGGCACGCAGTGAGGCAGCACAGGCTGTGCTTGACTGCAAGCACTGGGTGAAATGGTGGGGCCTGGGGGATGAGTCTGATGACCAGTTAAGGTTCCTTGTTGAGTGGCGACCGCGGCCGTGGGAGGCTAATGAACTTACAAGGCCAATGCCACCAGGGGATATTGTGGTAGTACCACTCCATGCGTCCATAGGTGAGCTTCTTGTCGAGGCAGAGCATGCGCTGCGGGACACATACTGCTTCTTTGATGGATTCAAGGCTGAGTCACTGGATGGCATTGCTGGGGAGAAGTGGGATCCGGTGATGCTTGGTGGAGCAGAGTCTGGTGACACGATCAGTGTGCATGGCCATGGAGTGGACATGGAGACTGGGCTGCGTTGCCAGGGAGGTGTAGATGCATGGGAGGTCCAGTGTGTCTGTGGTGCACAGGATGATGACGGGGAACGCATGGTGGCATGCGATGCATGCAATGTCTGGCACCACACACGCTGTGTCGGTATTGCGGATGGTGTGCCCGTGCCACCATTATTTCTCTGCATGTCCTGCGGTGGCGCGCTCATGGCTGCTGGACCGATCCTGGATGAGGCACTAATGGTACCTAAAGTGAAGTGA